One part of the Canis lupus dingo isolate Sandy chromosome 14, ASM325472v2, whole genome shotgun sequence genome encodes these proteins:
- the ZNF800 gene encoding zinc finger protein 800 isoform X5 codes for MDDNLPDVNDKQSQAINDLLEAIYPSVDKREYIIKLEPIETNQNAVFQYISRTDNPTEVTESSSTPEQTEVQIQETSTEQSKTVPVTDTEVETVEPPPVEIVADEVAPPSDEQPQESQADLETSDNSDFGHQLICCLCRKEFNSRRGVRRHIRKVHKKKMEELKKYIETRKNPNQSSKGRSKNVLVPISRSCPVCCKSFATKANVRRHFDEVHRGLRRDSITPDIATKPGQPLFLDSVSPKKSFKTRKQKSSSKAEYNLTACKCLLCKRKYSSQIMLKRHMQIVHKITLSGTNSKREKGPNNTASSSEIKVKVEPADSVESSPPSITHSPQNELKGTNHSNEKKNTPAAQKNKVKQDSESPKSTSPSAAGGQQKTRKPKLSAGFDFKQLYCKLCKRQFTSKQNLTKHIELHTDGNNIYVKFYKCPLCTYETRRKRDVIRHITVVHKKSSRYLGKITASLEIRAIKKPIDFVLNKVAKRGPSRDEAKHSDSKHDGTSNSPSKKYEVADVGIEVKVTKNFSLHRCNKCGKAFAKKTYLEHHKKTHKANASNSPEGNKTKGRSTRSKALVCLGKPSPRSAAALRPAAPGSRCPPAGAVTTRQAAASCRAKLRGGAARERQLAARGLGRPAPP; via the exons ATGGATGACA ACCTTCCTGATGTAAATGATAAACAAAGCCAAGCCATAAACGATCTCCTAGAAGCCATATATCCAAGTGTGGACAAACGAGAATATATTATTAAGCTAGAACCCATAGAAACTAATCAAAATGCAGTGTTTCAGTATATTTCAAGGACTGATAATCCTACTGAAGTCACAGAGTCAAGCAGTACTCCTGAACAAACCGAAGTTCAAATACAGGAAACTAGCACTGAACAGTCTAAAACAGTACCAGTTACAGATACAGAGGTGGAAACTGTAGAGCCCCCTCCTGTTGAGATTGTTGCAGATGAAGTTGCACCTCCATCTGATGAGCAACCTCAGGAATCACAGGCTGACTTGGAAACTTCTGACAATTCTGATTTTGGTCACCAGTTGATATGTTGTCTTTGTAGAAAAGAATTCAATTCCAGACGAGGTGTTCGTCGTCATATTCGAAAAGTACAtaagaaaaagatggaagaacTAAAAAAGTACATTGAAACGCGAAAGAATCCAAACCAGTCCTCCAAAGGACGCAGTAAGAATGTTCTAGTTCCAATAAGTAGGAGTTGTCCAGTATGTTGTAAATCATTTGCTACAAAAGCGAATGTAAGGAGgcattttgatgaagttcatAGAGGACTAAGGAGGGATTCAATTACTCCTGATATAGCAACAAAGCCTGGGCAACCTTTGTTCCTGGATTCTGTTTCtcctaaaaaatcttttaagactCGAAAACAAAAGTCGTCTTCAAAGGCTGAATACAATTTAACTGCATGCAAATGCCTCCTTTGCAAGAGGAAATATAGTTCACAAATAATGCTTAAAAGACATATGCAAATTGTCCACAAGATAACTCTTTCTGGAACAAACTCTAAAAGAGAGAAAGGCCCTAATAATACTGCCAGCAgttcagaaataaaagttaaagttgAACCAGCAGATTCTGTAGAATCTTCACCCCCTTCCATTACCCATTCTCCACAGAATGAATTAAAGGGAACAAatcattcaaatgaaaaaaagaacacaccggcagcacagaaaaataaagttaaacaagACTCGGAAAGCCCTAAATCAACTAGTCCGTCTGCTGCAGGTGGCCAGCAAAAAACCAGGAAACCAAAACTTTCAGCTGGCTTTGACTTTAAGCAACTTTACTGTAAACTTTGTAAACGTCAGTTTACTTCCAAACAGAACTTGACTAAACACATTGAGTTGCACACAGATGGGAATAACATTTATGTTAAATTCTACAAGTGTCCTCTTTGCACTTATGAAACTCGTCGGAAGCGCGATGTGATACGACATATAACTGTGGTTCATAAAAAGTCATCCCGCTATCTTGGGAAAATAACAGCCAGTTTAGAGATCAGAGCTATAAAGAAGCCCATTGATTTTGTTCTAAATAAAGTGGCAAAAAGAGGCCCTTCGAGGGATGAGgcaaaacatagtgattcaaaacaTGATGGCACTTCTAACTCTCCTAGTAAAAAGTATGAAGTAGCTGACGTTGGTATTGAAGTAAAAGTCACAAAAAACTTTTCTCTTCACAGATGCAATAAATGTGGAAAGGCATTTGCCAAAAAGACTTATCTTGAACATCATAAGAAAACTCATAAGGCAAATGCTTCCAATTCAcctgaaggaaacaaaaccaaaggccGAAGTACAAGATCTAAGGCTCTTGTCTG
- the ZNF800 gene encoding zinc finger protein 800 isoform X3, producing the protein MPLRDKYCQTDHHHHGCCEPVYILEPGDAPLLQQPLQTSKSGIQQIIECFRSGTKQLKHILLKDVDTIFECKLCRSLFRGLPNLITHKKFYCPPSLQMDDNLPDVNDKQSQAINDLLEAIYPSVDKREYIIKLEPIETNQNAVFQYISRTDNPTEVTESSSTPEQTEVQIQETSTEQSKTVPVTDTEVETVEPPPVEIVADEVAPPSDEQPQESQADLETSDNSDFGHQLICCLCRKEFNSRRGVRRHIRKVHKKKMEELKKYIETRKNPNQSSKGRSKNVLVPISRSCPVCCKSFATKANVRRHFDEVHRGLRRDSITPDIATKPGQPLFLDSVSPKKSFKTRKQKSSSKAEYNLTACKCLLCKRKYSSQIMLKRHMQIVHKITLSGTNSKREKGPNNTASSSEIKVKVEPADSVESSPPSITHSPQNELKGTNHSNEKKNTPAAQKNKVKQDSESPKSTSPSAAGGQQKTRKPKLSAGFDFKQLYCKLCKRQFTSKQNLTKHIELHTDGNNIYVKFYKCPLCTYETRRKRDVIRHITVVHKKSSRYLGKITASLEIRAIKKPIDFVLNKVAKRGPSRDEAKHSDSKHDGTSNSPSKKYEVADVGIEVKVTKNFSLHRCNKCGKAFAKKTYLEHHKKTHKANASNSPEGNKTKGRSTRSKALV; encoded by the exons gaaCTAAACAGCTTAAgcacattttattaaaagacGTGGACACTATTTTTGAATGTAAATTATGCCGCAGTCTCTTCAGAGGATTACCAAATTTGATTACCCATAAAAAATTCTACTGCCCACCAAGTCTCCAGATGGATGACA ACCTTCCTGATGTAAATGATAAACAAAGCCAAGCCATAAACGATCTCCTAGAAGCCATATATCCAAGTGTGGACAAACGAGAATATATTATTAAGCTAGAACCCATAGAAACTAATCAAAATGCAGTGTTTCAGTATATTTCAAGGACTGATAATCCTACTGAAGTCACAGAGTCAAGCAGTACTCCTGAACAAACCGAAGTTCAAATACAGGAAACTAGCACTGAACAGTCTAAAACAGTACCAGTTACAGATACAGAGGTGGAAACTGTAGAGCCCCCTCCTGTTGAGATTGTTGCAGATGAAGTTGCACCTCCATCTGATGAGCAACCTCAGGAATCACAGGCTGACTTGGAAACTTCTGACAATTCTGATTTTGGTCACCAGTTGATATGTTGTCTTTGTAGAAAAGAATTCAATTCCAGACGAGGTGTTCGTCGTCATATTCGAAAAGTACAtaagaaaaagatggaagaacTAAAAAAGTACATTGAAACGCGAAAGAATCCAAACCAGTCCTCCAAAGGACGCAGTAAGAATGTTCTAGTTCCAATAAGTAGGAGTTGTCCAGTATGTTGTAAATCATTTGCTACAAAAGCGAATGTAAGGAGgcattttgatgaagttcatAGAGGACTAAGGAGGGATTCAATTACTCCTGATATAGCAACAAAGCCTGGGCAACCTTTGTTCCTGGATTCTGTTTCtcctaaaaaatcttttaagactCGAAAACAAAAGTCGTCTTCAAAGGCTGAATACAATTTAACTGCATGCAAATGCCTCCTTTGCAAGAGGAAATATAGTTCACAAATAATGCTTAAAAGACATATGCAAATTGTCCACAAGATAACTCTTTCTGGAACAAACTCTAAAAGAGAGAAAGGCCCTAATAATACTGCCAGCAgttcagaaataaaagttaaagttgAACCAGCAGATTCTGTAGAATCTTCACCCCCTTCCATTACCCATTCTCCACAGAATGAATTAAAGGGAACAAatcattcaaatgaaaaaaagaacacaccggcagcacagaaaaataaagttaaacaagACTCGGAAAGCCCTAAATCAACTAGTCCGTCTGCTGCAGGTGGCCAGCAAAAAACCAGGAAACCAAAACTTTCAGCTGGCTTTGACTTTAAGCAACTTTACTGTAAACTTTGTAAACGTCAGTTTACTTCCAAACAGAACTTGACTAAACACATTGAGTTGCACACAGATGGGAATAACATTTATGTTAAATTCTACAAGTGTCCTCTTTGCACTTATGAAACTCGTCGGAAGCGCGATGTGATACGACATATAACTGTGGTTCATAAAAAGTCATCCCGCTATCTTGGGAAAATAACAGCCAGTTTAGAGATCAGAGCTATAAAGAAGCCCATTGATTTTGTTCTAAATAAAGTGGCAAAAAGAGGCCCTTCGAGGGATGAGgcaaaacatagtgattcaaaacaTGATGGCACTTCTAACTCTCCTAGTAAAAAGTATGAAGTAGCTGACGTTGGTATTGAAGTAAAAGTCACAAAAAACTTTTCTCTTCACAGATGCAATAAATGTGGAAAGGCATTTGCCAAAAAGACTTATCTTGAACATCATAAGAAAACTCATAAGGCAAATGCTTCCAATTCAcctgaaggaaacaaaaccaaaggccGAAGTACAAGATCTAAGGCTCTTGTCTG A
- the ZNF800 gene encoding zinc finger protein 800 isoform X4 — protein MPLRDKYCQTDHHHHGCCEPVYILEPGDAPLLQQPLQTSKSGIQQIIECFRSGTKQLKHILLKDVDTIFECKLCRSLFRGLPNLITHKKFYCPPSLQMDDNLPDVNDKQSQAINDLLEAIYPSVDKREYIIKLEPIETNQNAVFQYISRTDNPTEVTESSSTPEQTEVQIQETSTEQSKTVPVTDTEVETVEPPPVEIVADEVAPPSDEQPQESQADLETSDNSDFGHQLICCLCRKEFNSRRGVRRHIRKVHKKKMEELKKYIETRKNPNQSSKGRSKNVLVPISRSCPVCCKSFATKANVRRHFDEVHRGLRRDSITPDIATKPGQPLFLDSVSPKKSFKTRKQKSSSKAEYNLTACKCLLCKRKYSSQIMLKRHMQIVHKITLSGTNSKREKGPNNTASSSEIKVKVEPADSVESSPPSITHSPQNELKGTNHSNEKKNTPAAQKNKVKQDSESPKSTSPSAAGGQQKTRKPKLSAGFDFKQLYCKLCKRQFTSKQNLTKHIELHTDGNNIYVKFYKCPLCTYETRRKRDVIRHITVVHKKSSRYLGKITASLEIRAIKKPIDFVLNKVAKRGPSRDEAKHSDSKHDGTSNSPSKKYEVADVGIEVKVTKNFSLHRCNKCGKAFAKKTYLEHHKKTHKANASNSPEGNKTKGRSTRSKALV, from the exons gaaCTAAACAGCTTAAgcacattttattaaaagacGTGGACACTATTTTTGAATGTAAATTATGCCGCAGTCTCTTCAGAGGATTACCAAATTTGATTACCCATAAAAAATTCTACTGCCCACCAAGTCTCCAGATGGATGACA ACCTTCCTGATGTAAATGATAAACAAAGCCAAGCCATAAACGATCTCCTAGAAGCCATATATCCAAGTGTGGACAAACGAGAATATATTATTAAGCTAGAACCCATAGAAACTAATCAAAATGCAGTGTTTCAGTATATTTCAAGGACTGATAATCCTACTGAAGTCACAGAGTCAAGCAGTACTCCTGAACAAACCGAAGTTCAAATACAGGAAACTAGCACTGAACAGTCTAAAACAGTACCAGTTACAGATACAGAGGTGGAAACTGTAGAGCCCCCTCCTGTTGAGATTGTTGCAGATGAAGTTGCACCTCCATCTGATGAGCAACCTCAGGAATCACAGGCTGACTTGGAAACTTCTGACAATTCTGATTTTGGTCACCAGTTGATATGTTGTCTTTGTAGAAAAGAATTCAATTCCAGACGAGGTGTTCGTCGTCATATTCGAAAAGTACAtaagaaaaagatggaagaacTAAAAAAGTACATTGAAACGCGAAAGAATCCAAACCAGTCCTCCAAAGGACGCAGTAAGAATGTTCTAGTTCCAATAAGTAGGAGTTGTCCAGTATGTTGTAAATCATTTGCTACAAAAGCGAATGTAAGGAGgcattttgatgaagttcatAGAGGACTAAGGAGGGATTCAATTACTCCTGATATAGCAACAAAGCCTGGGCAACCTTTGTTCCTGGATTCTGTTTCtcctaaaaaatcttttaagactCGAAAACAAAAGTCGTCTTCAAAGGCTGAATACAATTTAACTGCATGCAAATGCCTCCTTTGCAAGAGGAAATATAGTTCACAAATAATGCTTAAAAGACATATGCAAATTGTCCACAAGATAACTCTTTCTGGAACAAACTCTAAAAGAGAGAAAGGCCCTAATAATACTGCCAGCAgttcagaaataaaagttaaagttgAACCAGCAGATTCTGTAGAATCTTCACCCCCTTCCATTACCCATTCTCCACAGAATGAATTAAAGGGAACAAatcattcaaatgaaaaaaagaacacaccggcagcacagaaaaataaagttaaacaagACTCGGAAAGCCCTAAATCAACTAGTCCGTCTGCTGCAGGTGGCCAGCAAAAAACCAGGAAACCAAAACTTTCAGCTGGCTTTGACTTTAAGCAACTTTACTGTAAACTTTGTAAACGTCAGTTTACTTCCAAACAGAACTTGACTAAACACATTGAGTTGCACACAGATGGGAATAACATTTATGTTAAATTCTACAAGTGTCCTCTTTGCACTTATGAAACTCGTCGGAAGCGCGATGTGATACGACATATAACTGTGGTTCATAAAAAGTCATCCCGCTATCTTGGGAAAATAACAGCCAGTTTAGAGATCAGAGCTATAAAGAAGCCCATTGATTTTGTTCTAAATAAAGTGGCAAAAAGAGGCCCTTCGAGGGATGAGgcaaaacatagtgattcaaaacaTGATGGCACTTCTAACTCTCCTAGTAAAAAGTATGAAGTAGCTGACGTTGGTATTGAAGTAAAAGTCACAAAAAACTTTTCTCTTCACAGATGCAATAAATGTGGAAAGGCATTTGCCAAAAAGACTTATCTTGAACATCATAAGAAAACTCATAAGGCAAATGCTTCCAATTCAcctgaaggaaacaaaaccaaaggccGAAGTACAAGATCTAAGGCTCTTGTCTG